The proteins below are encoded in one region of Mangifera indica cultivar Alphonso chromosome 7, CATAS_Mindica_2.1, whole genome shotgun sequence:
- the LOC123220516 gene encoding TMV resistance protein N-like, whose amino-acid sequence MSIQRVSSYGSSSSSDWKYDVFISFRGEDTRKNFTGHLYTALTREGINVFLDDKELEIGKPISSELLDAIKKSRISIVVLSRNYASSSWCLGELVKIVECKNSLGQMVIPIIYDVDLSMEREQKGNFEEALTKHEETFREDIEKVETWRNALIEVINHPGWELKNRYEADLIKDVVKQVKRKLSVSASRLTNLRKVMVGVSSCLEQLRIQAAEMIPAPRFQRGQTLIAPLVFFFSLGGWYL is encoded by the exons ATGAGCATTCAAAGAGTCTCTTCTTATGgatcttcttcctcctctgaTTGGAAATATGACGTCTTCATAAGTTTCAGAGGTGAAGACACTCGAAAGAATTTCACAGGTCATCTCTATACCGCTTTAACTCGAGAAGGAATTAACGTATTTCTGGATGACAAAGAACTTGAGATAGGAAAACCCATTTCATCAGAACTCCTTGATGCTATCAAAAAATCAAGAATTTCAATAGTTGTTTTGTCAAGAAATTATGCTTCGTCTTCTTGGTGCTTGGGAGAACTTGTTAAGATTGTTGAATGTAAAAATTCATTGGGACAAATGGTGATTCCAATAATCTACGATGTGGATCTATCGATGGAACGAGAACAGAAAGGAAATTTTGAGGAAGCACTTACAAAGCATGAAGAAACTTTTAGGGAGGACATAGAAAAGGTGGAAACATGGAGGAACGCTCTAATTGAGGTGATTAATCACCCCGGATGGGAATTGAAAAATAG GTATGAGGCAGATTTGATTAAAGACGTTGTTAAACAAGTAAAAAGAAAGTTAAGTGTTTCTGCTTCAAGATTGACGAATCTGAGGAAAGTAATGGTTGGAGTGAGTTCATGTTTAGAGCAGCTACGAATACAGGCAGCAGAGATGATACCAGCACCAAGGTTTCAACGGGGGCAAACTCTGATAGCccctttggttttttttttttccttaggaGGCTGGTATTTATAG
- the LOC123220263 gene encoding PHD finger protein ING2-like has translation MAIARTGVYVDDYLEYASTLPAELQRLLNTIRELDERSHSMINQTRQQTRYCLGMAKQGTRKGNGYNGNEEEDSMEKTQKDIEATQDNALNLCTEKVLLARQAYDLLDGHIKRLDEDLHNFAEDLKQEGKIPPDEPAILPPLPIIPKIEKRKFFYGTPQSKRIDFRDREWDRERDRDFELMPPPGSHKKEFTAPMDVDQPIDPNEPTYCVCHQVSFGDMIACDNENCQGGEWFHYSCVGLTPETRFKGKWYCPTCRLLPQCQ, from the exons ATGGCAATCGCAAGAACTGGAGTTTACGTCGACGACTACTTGGAGT ATGCAAGTACATTGCCAGCTGAGCTTCAAAGACTTCTCAATACGATCAGAGAACTCGATGAAAGATCCCACT CAATGATAAATCAGACAAGGCAGCAGACAAGGTACTGCTTGGGAATGGCAAAACAGGGTACTAGGAAAGGGAATGGTTATAATGGTAATGAAGAAGAGGATTCTATGGAGAAAACACAAAAAGATATTGAAGCAACTCAGGATAATGCATTGAATTTATGCACAGAGAAGGTTTTGTTGGCACGGCAAGCTTATGACCTT cTAGATGGCCATATAAAACGACTTGATGAGGATTTGCACAACTTTGCAGAAGATCTAAAGCAAG AGGGTAAAATACCACCAGATGAGCCAGCAATTCTTCCACCATTACCCATTATTCCTAAGATTGAGAAACGCAAGTTCTTCTATGGAACACCACAATCAAAGAGAATTGATTTCAGGGATAGGGAATGGGACCGAGAGCGGGATAGAGATTTTGAGCTGATGCCACCTCCAGGTAGCCATAAGAAGGAGTTCACTGCTCCCATGGATGTTGATCAACCCATTGATCCAAATGAACCTACGTACTGTGTTTGCCATCAG GTGTCATTTGGAGATATGATTGCTTGTGACAATGAAAAT TGCCAAGGAGGTGAATGGTTCCACTACTCGTGTGTTGGACTTACGCCAGAGACTAGATTTAAAGGAAAGTGGTATTGTCCAACCTGCAGACTGCTTCCCCAATGTCAGTGA
- the LOC123221364 gene encoding TATA-box-binding protein isoform X1 produces MADQGGLEGSQPVDLSKHPSGIVPTLQNIVSTVNLDCKLDLKQIALQARNAEYNPKRFAAVIMRIREPKTTALIFASGKMVCTGAKSEQQSKLAARKYARIIQKLGFPAKFKDFKIQNIVGSCDVKFPIRLEGLAYSHGAFSSYEPELFPGLIYRMKQPKIVLLIFVSGKIVITGAKVRDETYTAFENIYPVLTEFRKVQQ; encoded by the exons ATGGCTGATCAAGGTGGCTTGGAAGGGAGCCAGCCGGTGGATCTTTCCAAGCATCCCTCTGGCATTGTTCCCACTCTTCA GAACATTGTATCAACTGTTAACTTAGATTGTAAGTTGGATCTGAAGCAGATTGCCTTGCAAGCTCGTAATGCTGAATATAATCCCAAG CGTTTTGCTGCCGTCATTATGAGAATAAGGGAACCAAAAACTACAGCTTTGATTTTTGCTTCTGGAAAGATG GTTTGCACTGGTGCAAAGAGTGAACAACAGTCAAAACTAGCTGCAAGAAAG TATGCTCGGATCATCCAAAAGCTTGGTTTTCCAGCAAAGTTCAAG GACTTCAAGATTCAAAATATTGTTGGTTCTTGTGATGTAAAATTTCCTATCAGACTTGAAGGTCTTGCATACTCCCATGGTGCTTTCTCGAGT TATGAACCGGAACTCTTTCCTGGCCTTATATATCGAATGAAACAACCCAAAATTGTGCTACTAATTTTCGTCTCTGGAAAGATTGTGATTACAGGAGCTAAG GTAAGAGATGAGACCTACACGGCATTTGAGAACATATACCCTGTGCTTACTGAGTTCAGGAAGGTCCAACAGTG A
- the LOC123219883 gene encoding uncharacterized protein LOC123219883, with translation MAQFTAQGRLKLLFNSDGASFGVETRDPFNYKLGTLRSIQAHNRGLRFIKSTTRVYSSVNEKKSRQFNAEAILNVSDEGIHDESEEYDSDLETDDLACFRGLVLDISYRPVNVVCWRRAICLEFMEKADVLEYYDQTVNSPSGSFYIPAVLRVPHLLQVVKRRRIKSSLSRKNILYRDNYTCQYCSARGNLTIDHVLPIARGGEWKWENLVTACAKCNSKKGVKTLEEANMKLLKVPKVPKDYDILAIPLTSAAIKMLKIRKGTPQEWRQYLPNES, from the exons ATGGCTCAATTCACAGCGCAAGGTCGTTTAAAGTTGCTTTTCAATAGTGATGGAGCATCCTTTGGTGTGGAAACAAGAGACCCTTTTAACTACAAGCTTGGAACTTTACGGTCTATTCAAGCTCACAACAGAGGGCTCAGGTTTATTAAGTCTACCACGAGAGTTTACTCTTCTGTCAATGAGAAGAAATCGAGACAATTCAATGCGGAGGCAATTCTTAATGTGAGTGATGAAGGGATTCATGATGAAAGTGAAGAGTATGATAGTGATCTTGAGACTGATGACTTGGCTTGTTTTAGAGGCCTAGTTTTGGATATCTCTTACAG GCCAGTCAATGTCGTCTGTTGGAGGCGTGCTATTTGTTTGGAGTTCATGGAGAAG GCTGATGTTCTGGAATACTATGATCAGACTGTAAACTCCCCGAGTGGATCCTTCTACATACCAGCTGTGTTAAGG GTTCCACATCTACTGCAGGTTGTtaagagaagaagaatcaaAAGCAGCCTTAGTCGTAAAAACATACTATATCGAGACAACTACACATGCCA ATATTGTTCTGCACGCGGGAACTTAACTATTGATCATGTTCTGCCCATAGCGCGAGGAggagaatggaaatgggaaaaTCTG GTTACTGCTTGTGCTAAATGCAATTCAAAAAAAGGTGTTAAAACTTTAGAGGAAGCAAATATGAAACTCCTTAAAGTCCCCAAG GTACCGAAGGACTATGACATACTTGCCATACCCTTAACAAGTGCGGCAATAAAAATGCTCAAGATAAGAAAGGGGACTCCACAAGAATGGCGCCAATATTTACCAAACGAGTCATGA
- the LOC123220281 gene encoding GATA transcription factor 5-like — MDFCRNVSVAGEYHHQPEQVLSPPCSKLGSLTTATTTTHASFDDLFPAQNTEVDVSLEWLSVFVEDCFSSTGSCLPAAAVPKTSVENGSTEVPKSSKPQQTPPSLQKFVVPSKARSKRKRSPAPSISKTETLICHPFTTWNSIHHSQLLNLPTSDPPLLHHHQAYWLADSQLIEPKKEPTTPTPTTTTTTATSNKVKDCDVQSQEEVEKSVVEGHIGGQQPRRCTHCLAQRTPQWRAGPLGPKTLCNACGVRYKSGRLLPEYRPAKSPTFVSYLHSNSHKKVMEMRMALLPSVPK; from the exons ATGGATTTTTGCCGTAATGTCTCTGTCGCCGGTGAGTATCACCACCAGCCGGAGCAAGTCCTTTCTCCTCCTTGCTCAAAGCTTGGTTCTTTAACTACTGCCACTACAACTACTCATGCCTCTTTTGATGACCTTTTCCCCGCTCAAAACACG GAGGTGGATGTTAGTTTGGAATGGCTGTCAGTTTTTGTGGAGGATTGTTTTTCAAGCACAGGGAGCTGTCTTCCAGCAGCAGCCGTACCTAAAACTAGTGTTGAAAATGGAAGTACAGAAGTACCAAAATCCTCAAAGCCCCAACAAACTCCACCTTCTCTGCAGAAGTTTGTGGTTCCAAGCAAGGCcagaagcaaaagaaagagaTCCCCAGCACCTTCCATTTCCAAAACTGAAACTTTAATCTGTCACCCATTCACCACCTGGAATAGCATTCACCACAGCCAACTCCTTAACTTGCCCACCTCTGACCCTCCTTTGCTCCACCACCACCAGGCCTATTGGCTGGCTGACAGTCAACTCATTGAGCCCAAAAAAGAACCCACTACTCCTActcccaccaccaccaccaccaccgccaccaGCAACAAAGTGAAAGATTGTGATGTGCAAAGTCAAGAGGAGGTGGAGAAGAGTGTTGTAGAGGGACACATAGGGGGGCAGCAGCCAAGGAGGTGCACCCATTGCTTAGCCCAAAGGACCCCACAGTGGAGGGCTGGACCATTGGGGCCAAAAACACTGTGCAATGCATGTGGGGTGAGGTACAAATCAGGGAGGTTGCTGCCAGAATATAGACCAGCCAAAAGTCCTACTTTTGTGAGCTATTTGCACTCCAATTCTCACAAGAAAGTTATGGAGATGAGAATGGCCTTGCTCCCTTCAGTTCCCAAgtga
- the LOC123220480 gene encoding glucan endo-1,3-beta-glucosidase 8-like has translation MGFSSCLKLLLILGVLSCCVNSLGVNWGTQASHPLPPNIVVQMLKDNGITKVKLFDADQNTMSALAGSDIEVMVAIPNNQLQVMTSYDKAKIWVRKNVTAYNFKGGVNIKYVAVGNEPFLKSYNGSFLNSTFPALQNIQNALNEAGVGDSIKATVPLNADVYESPDNTPYPSFGRFRSDISTQMTQIVEFLNKNEAPFTVNIYPFLSLYGNDDFPVNYAFFDGASPIVDSGTGIEYTNVFDANFDTLVSALKAAGYGNMTILVGEVGWPTEGDKNANNGLAVRFYNGLLPRLATTKGTPLRPGYIEVYLFALLDEDGKSIAPGNFERHWGIFTYDGQPKFPIDFSGQNQNKLLVGAKDVKYLPNKWCMFNPNAKDESKLTDNIEFACSNSDCTALGYGSSCNNLDANGNASYAFNMYFQIQNQDELACGFQGLGTVTTQNLSTGQCNFPIQLAISSSSSLSPSFVGLVFMMVLSYMLQ, from the exons atgggCTTTTCTTCGTGTCTGAAATTGCTATTGATTCTTGGTGTTCTGAGTTGTTGTGTTAATAGTCTTGGTGTGAACTGGGGAACTCAAGCTAGCCACCCTCTGCCTCCGAATATAGTGGTACAGATGTTGAAAGACAATGGGATAACAAAAGTGAAGCTTTTTGATGCAGATCAGAACACCATGAGTGCTCTTGCCGGTTCTGATATTGAAGTTATGGTGGCCATTCCTAATAATCAACTTCAGGTTATGACTAGTTATGATAAAGCcaaaatttgggtgagaaagAATGTCACAGCATACAATTTCAAAGGCGGTGTTAACATCAA ATATGTAGCAGTTGGGAATGAGCCTTTCCTCAAATCCTACAATGGTTCATTTCTAAATTCCACTTTCCCAGCACTTCAGAACATTCAAAATGCTCTTAATGAAGCTGGAGTTGGAGATTCCATAAAAGCTACAGTGCCCTTGAACGCTGACGTCTATGAATCCCCAGACAACACTCCTTATCCATCTTTTGGAAGGTTCCGTTCAGATATTAGTACACAAATGACCCAGATTGTTGAGTTTCTAAATAAGAACGAAGCTCCTTTCACTGTAAACATCTATCCTTTTCTTAGTCTCTACGGTAATGATGATTTCCCTGTAAATTATGCTTTCTTTGATGGGGCTTCTCCAATTGTTGATAGTGGAACTGGAATCGAATACACCAATGTTTTTGATGCCAACTTTGATACTTTGGTTTCGGCTTTAAAAGCTGCTGGATATGGAAACATGACCATTTTAGTAGGAGAGGTTGGTTGGCCAACTGAAGGGGACAAGAACGCGAACAATGGTTTAGCTGTTAGATTCTATAATGGCCTTTTACCTAGACTTGCAACCACGAAAGGTACCCCTCTTCGGCCTGGATACATTGAAGTATACTTGTTTGCTTTACTTGATGAGGATGGGAAGAGCATTGCTCCCGGAAATTTTGAGCGTCATTGGGGAATCTTTACGTATGATGGACAGCCTAAATTCCCAATAGACTTTTCTGGTCAGAATCAAAACAAACTCCTTGTTGGTGCCAAAGATGTGAAATACCTTCCTAATAAATGGTGTATGTTTAATCCGAATGCCAAGGATGAGAGCAAGCTCACTGATAACATAGAGTTTGCCTGCAGTAACTCTGACTGCACAGCACTTGGATATGGCTCTTCTTGTAACAACTTGGATGCAAACGGGAATGCTTCATATGCATTTAACATGTACTTCCAAATCCAAAATCAGGATGAATTGGCCTGCGGTTTTCAAGGTTTGGGCACAGTTACTACACAGAATCTTTCAACAGGGCAATGCAATTTTCCCATTCAGTTAGctatatcttcttcttcttctttaagcCCCTCATTTGTGGGTTTGGTGTTTATGATGGTATTATCATATATGTTGCAATAG